Proteins found in one Rhodobacter capsulatus SB 1003 genomic segment:
- the rlmH gene encoding 23S rRNA (pseudouridine(1915)-N(3))-methyltransferase RlmH, with translation MKVSICAVGKLRKGPELDLITDYLDRFGKAGRSFGLGPATILEVEDKRNLGMEAEAALLERAIPAGSVLVTLDERGDLVSSPDFATRLGGWRDAARDVTFIIGGADGIAPALRAKADWSLSFGKMVWPHMLVRVMLAEQLYRAGQILAGTPYHRV, from the coding sequence ATGAAGGTCAGCATCTGCGCGGTGGGCAAGCTGCGCAAGGGCCCCGAGCTGGATCTGATCACCGATTATCTGGACCGCTTCGGCAAGGCCGGGCGGTCCTTTGGTCTTGGGCCGGCCACGATCCTTGAGGTCGAGGACAAGCGCAATCTGGGCATGGAGGCCGAGGCGGCGCTTCTGGAACGTGCGATTCCCGCCGGATCGGTGCTGGTGACGCTGGACGAGCGGGGGGATCTGGTCTCCTCGCCCGATTTTGCCACGCGGCTGGGCGGCTGGCGCGATGCGGCGCGGGATGTGACGTTCATCATCGGCGGCGCCGACGGGATCGCGCCTGCGCTGCGGGCGAAGGCGGACTGGTCGCTCTCCTTCGGCAAGATGGTCTGGCCGCATATGCTGGTGCGGGTGATGCTGGCCGAGCAGCTCTACCGCGCCGGGCAGATTCTGGCGGGCACGCCCTATCATCGCGTCTGA